A part of Streptomyces sp. NBC_01497 genomic DNA contains:
- a CDS encoding aldo/keto reductase, which produces MFRSQTGSNAVQHVTLGGLEVSRIGLGAMGMSHGYTGAGTDDAESVRALHRALELGVTFVDTAEVYGPYTNEELLGRALKGRRDEVVLATKFGMISHAGRPSGQLDSSPASIRTAVEGSLKRLDTDRIDLYYQHRVDRQVPIEDTVGALAELVAEGKIRHIGLSEAGPDTIRRAHAVHPVTAVQSEYSLWTRDPEARVLPVLRELNIGFVPFSPLGRGLLTGTIRSTDDFAADDFRRNNPRFAGENFERNLRGADEVRAVAADAGVTPAQVALAWLLTRGNHIAPIPGTKRVVRVEENAAADAVQLAPEQIERLDNLTPAAGNTHDEAGMRAMER; this is translated from the coding sequence ATGTTCCGATCACAGACAGGGAGTAACGCTGTGCAGCATGTAACGCTCGGTGGCCTGGAGGTTTCGCGGATCGGCCTGGGGGCAATGGGCATGTCCCACGGTTACACCGGTGCCGGGACGGACGACGCGGAGTCGGTCCGGGCCCTCCACCGGGCCTTGGAGCTGGGGGTGACATTTGTCGACACCGCCGAGGTCTACGGTCCCTACACCAACGAGGAACTGCTCGGCCGTGCGCTGAAGGGCCGCCGCGACGAGGTCGTGCTCGCCACGAAGTTCGGCATGATCTCCCACGCCGGGCGGCCGTCCGGGCAGCTCGACAGCAGCCCGGCCAGCATCCGGACCGCCGTCGAGGGCTCCCTGAAACGGCTCGACACCGACCGCATCGACCTGTACTACCAGCACCGCGTCGACCGGCAGGTGCCGATCGAGGACACCGTCGGTGCGCTCGCGGAACTGGTCGCCGAGGGCAAGATCCGCCACATCGGCCTGTCGGAGGCCGGCCCGGACACGATCCGCCGGGCCCACGCAGTCCACCCGGTCACCGCGGTCCAGTCGGAGTACTCGCTGTGGACCCGCGACCCCGAGGCGCGCGTGCTGCCCGTGCTACGCGAGTTGAACATCGGCTTCGTGCCCTTCTCCCCGCTGGGCCGCGGCTTGCTCACCGGCACGATCCGCTCCACCGACGACTTCGCCGCCGACGACTTCCGCCGGAACAATCCCCGCTTCGCCGGCGAGAACTTCGAGCGGAACCTGCGCGGAGCCGACGAGGTCCGGGCGGTCGCCGCGGACGCGGGCGTCACCCCCGCGCAGGTCGCCCTCGCCTGGCTGCTCACGCGAGGCAACCACATCGCGCCGATCCCTGGCACCAAGCGCGTCGTCCGCGTCGAGGAGAACGCCGCCGCCGACGCCGTGCAACTGGCCCCCGAACAGATCGAACGCCTCGACAACCTCACGCCCGCGGCCGGCAACACGCACGACGAGGCCGGTATGCGCGCCATGGAACGCTGA
- a CDS encoding C45 family peptidase: MRQQHKTFQAIEVGDGGDGRWAAHARALWQDMEGLLTAEGRTAEGADRVRALFRAHMPELVPVLDRLAGQLDRPEAEAFLTHAALRPFSPACTQIGQNGTLLRNYDLPPDQCEGTIVSSCFLRPVIGMQDVLWGLLDGMNDAGLAVSLTWGGRSVYGRGFAILIVVRYLLETCDTVDEAVGRLRSLPVAVPQNLTLVDPGKAVTVFVGPDMSPTPAPDACAANHQHLPVTDEQERASRTKERLRAIRAAGADVAAMLKPPLYRSVDEQGSGTLYTAHYRPAEGRVTYYWPGGSWQQSFGDFAPGSRTVTLGRAG, encoded by the coding sequence ATGCGGCAACAGCACAAGACCTTCCAGGCGATCGAGGTCGGCGACGGCGGCGACGGGCGGTGGGCCGCCCACGCCCGGGCCCTGTGGCAGGACATGGAGGGCCTGCTGACCGCGGAGGGCAGGACTGCGGAGGGCGCGGACCGTGTTCGGGCGCTGTTCCGTGCACACATGCCAGAACTGGTCCCGGTTCTCGACCGCTTGGCCGGCCAACTCGACCGGCCCGAGGCGGAGGCCTTCCTCACCCACGCGGCACTGCGGCCGTTCTCCCCGGCCTGCACCCAGATCGGCCAGAACGGCACTCTGCTGCGCAACTACGACCTGCCCCCCGATCAGTGTGAAGGGACCATCGTCTCCTCCTGCTTCCTGCGCCCCGTGATCGGGATGCAGGACGTGCTGTGGGGCTTGCTGGACGGGATGAACGACGCCGGTCTCGCGGTCTCGCTCACCTGGGGCGGACGTTCCGTCTACGGACGGGGCTTCGCCATTCTCATCGTGGTGCGCTACCTGCTGGAGACGTGCGACACCGTCGACGAGGCGGTCGGCAGGCTGCGGTCCCTGCCCGTCGCCGTCCCCCAGAACCTCACCCTTGTCGATCCCGGGAAGGCGGTGACGGTGTTCGTGGGGCCGGACATGTCGCCGACGCCTGCACCGGATGCCTGCGCCGCCAATCATCAGCACCTGCCGGTGACCGACGAGCAGGAGCGGGCCTCGCGGACGAAGGAGCGGCTGCGGGCCATTCGCGCCGCGGGTGCGGACGTGGCGGCGATGCTGAAGCCGCCGTTGTATCGATCCGTCGATGAGCAGGGGTCGGGAACGCTCTACACGGCCCACTACCGGCCGGCCGAGGGGCGTGTGACGTACTACTGGCCCGGTGGGTCCTGGCAGCAGTCCTTCGGTGACTTCGCACCCGGATCCCGCACGGTGACCTTGGGCCGGGCCGGCTGA
- a CDS encoding universal stress protein has translation MFRRILVTVDGTERNQKELKTAAELAAALGASVHVVHVEGLVPSAWDDEINSPETSRALQEGADQIAAAGVSVTKEFVHAPESTFSAMIIEAADRFGADLIVAAPRQHSLLRSVLEPSVSVGLARHSKVAVLLVP, from the coding sequence ATGTTCAGGCGGATCCTCGTCACGGTGGACGGAACAGAACGCAACCAGAAGGAACTCAAGACCGCTGCAGAGCTGGCGGCTGCGTTGGGAGCGTCCGTTCACGTGGTCCACGTAGAGGGCCTCGTGCCGAGCGCCTGGGACGACGAAATCAATAGCCCAGAGACTTCCCGCGCACTGCAGGAGGGGGCCGACCAGATCGCGGCAGCGGGCGTCTCGGTCACCAAGGAGTTCGTACACGCACCTGAGTCGACCTTCTCAGCGATGATCATCGAGGCCGCGGACAGGTTCGGCGCGGATCTCATTGTCGCCGCACCACGTCAGCACTCCCTCCTGAGAAGCGTGCTCGAACCGAGCGTGTCGGTGGGGCTGGCGCGCCATTCGAAAGTGGCAGTGTTGCTTGTCCCCTGA